The genomic stretch AATTTGCAGTGGGAAAGCATTACCTCATATGATGTTGGTATAGACATTAACCTCTTTGACGACCGCGTATTTCTTACTGCAGAGGTTTATGAAAAGTTAACCGAGGATCTTCTTTTTGAGAATTATAGGATACCGACATCATCAGGCTTCAACCAGCTCCGTTTTCTGAATGGAGGAGAACTCCTCAACAGGGGCTGGGAATTCATGATGGATTACAGGATCATCAGGACGGCGGACTGGAGATGGTCAGTCAACTTTAACACCACCCAGAACACCAACAGGTTCCTCAGCCTTCCTGAAAACTTCAACACTGAGCAATCAACCGCCATCGGTAACGGTGAATTTCCAAGGAGGGTGGTTGTCGGAGAGCCCATCGGGTCATTTTTCGGTTTCAGGTACCATGGTGTTTATCCCACCGATACCGATGCCTTTGCCAGGGATGCCGAAGGAAACATCCTCCGCGACAGTCAAGGCAACCCGATACCCATGACATACCTGGGAACATATACATTCCGCGGCGGGGATGCCATCTATGAAGACACCAATAATGACGGGCAGATAGACCTCAACGATGTGGTTTATCTGGGAAATTCAAACCCCCGCTTTACTGGAGGCTTCGGCAGCTCTTTGAGGTACAGGAACTTTGACCTTACGGTGAGCTTTCACTACCGTCTCGGTTTTGACATAATCAACATGGTCGCGATCCAGACCGAGGGAATGCTCAACCGCAATAACCAGAGCAAGGCTGTTCTGAGCAGATGGAGGACACAGGGACAGGATGAACCGGGTATGATACCCAGGGCATATATGGACCATCCGGCAAATAATCTTGGATCTGACAGGTATGTTGAAAGAGGGGATTTCCTGCGGGTAAACAGCCTTCAGGTCCGTTACAGGCTGGGTGACAGGATCGCCCAAAGGTTCAATGCCCGCTCGGCAAGCATCTCACTCAGTGCAAGAAACCTTTATACTTTCACCAACTACTCGGGTCAGGACCCTGAAGTGGGCCAGGATGCAAGCAATCCCTTCTGGATAGGCGTTGACAGGGCCAATACCCCGCCCCCAAGGGTTACAACACTGACCATAAATATCGGCTTCTAAAATAAAATAGTGGATAAACTGCTAACATAATACTGATGAAGAAAACTAAATATCTATTAATCGTACTGGCCGTGTTCATGCAGGTTTCGTGTGATGACTGGCTTGAATTGCTACCCCCCGAGGGGCTTACCAGGGAACATTTCTGGCAGACCAAGGAGGAAGTTGAGGCAGTGGTTATGGGCGCCTACGAGGCTTTCAGAGGTATGGACGGACATCTGTTCCGGCTGGGTGAACTCCGCGCCGACATGATAACCGACGGAGGCAACATGCCCGATGCCGACAGGAGGATCATGAACGGCAACATACACCCTGACAATCATCTTACCAACTGGAATAATTTCTACAGAATTATCAACTACTGCAATGAAGTGATTGAAAATGCACCGGAAGTGCGGTTGATTGATGATACATTTACCGATTACCAGCTTCAGGCCTACCTGGCAGAAGCCTATTTCCTCAGGTCACTGAGTTACTTCTACCTGGTAAGGGTTTACAGAGATGTACCGCTCGTCCTGCATTCAACAAGCACAGATGAAGCAGAGGTGTACCTGCCAAAGACAGATGGAGATGAGATACTTATCCATATAAGAAGTGAGCTTGAGCAGTTCAGGCGTTATGCCCCGGTTGAGGGGTACAGGACCATTGTTGAGAACAAGGGAAGGGCCACAAGAGCAGCGTACGACGCCCTGCTGGCCGACATAGCGCTGTGGCAGTTCGACTATGAGGCTGTAATAGATTATGTAGAGAGGATTGAGAGGGCTGACAACCACCTGCTGCTGATGAGCTCCCGGTGGTTTGAACTGTTCCACCCGGGTAACACCGCCGAAGGTATTTTTGAACTGCAGTTTGACGATAACCTGGGTCAGCAGAACAGCCTCTATGGGATGACAAACCGGAATGCCAATTATTTTGACCCCAGTCAGGTAGCAATACAGATGTTCGGCAGGAGGTATGCAAGAGAGCTCTACCGGGGAGAAGATGCATCCATTAAAAGGTACGGGGAAGATGAATTTATCATTTGGAAGTACGTGGGACTTGCAGGGGACGGCACATCGACACGACCAGGTTTCCTCCAGAGAAGCGCCAATTTTATCGTATACCGGTACGCTGATGTGCTGCTGATGAAGGCTGAGGCTCTTTCCCAGCTCGGAAGATTTTCTGAAGCGCTGGATATTATAAACGATATCCGTAACCGGGCAGACGTACCACCCATCAGCCTGCCTGCTTCTGAGATTGCCTACGAGGACGCGATACTGAACGAAAGGGCCCGGGAATTCGCCTATGAGGGGAAACGTTGGTTTGACCTTCTCAGGATGGGAAGAAGAAACAATTACGCCCGAAAGAACGTGCTGATCAACATTCTGGTAAGCAATGTTCCTTCAACCCAGAAAAGGATTCTCTCGATGAAACTCAATAACCCGCTGGGATGGTATTTGCCAATATATGACCAGGAGATCGAAAGCAACAGGAACCTGGTACAAAATCCCTATTATGATTATTAAGGAGACATACATTATTATAAACACAGGCAAATGATTATGAAGAAGTTAATTTTTTTAACAGGTGCCGTATTTATTGCAATCAGTTTGCTTTCATGCGTTGATGAGCCGGTGGAAGCGGGTTTTGAAGATATGGCCCAGTTTACCGTATATGATTATATCGTTGAAAATGAAGAGAAATTTTCAAGCTTCCTGCGCATCTTACAGAAAGGCGGACTTGATAAAACGTTAAGTGCATACAATCCGCACGGACTGGGATATTCTCTTTTTCTGCCCGATAACGACGCAGTAAGGAGATTTATTGAAAACCATGGACGTTTCAATTCATTGGACGATCTGCTCAATGAACCGGGATATGCTGAGTTGATCGGAAAGTACCATGCGGTCAACATAAGCATTCATTCAAATGATTTTCCGTTCGGGGCACTACCGGAGCCCACTCTTTCTGATGACCTGCTCATAGTAAGCTTCGTCATAGAAACCGATACCTCATACTATTTGATCAATAACCAGGCACCCCTGACAGAGACTGATATAGAGGTCTCAAACGGATATGTCCATCTTCTGGGAGAAATGCTTACACCGGTTGCCCTGACAACTTACCAGTGGCTGGAACTCAATGATGGGTATTCGATTTTCAGGGAGGCTGTTGAGCTGACGGGATTTGACGAGATCACCAATATCGACGTGAAAGACGAGGAGAACAATGCCCAGCCATTCACGCTTTTGCTGGAGCATGACAGCATATACCACAAACACGGTGTATATTCAATCGACGACCTTATTGAGAAAGTAAGTCCTGACGATAACGACTACACAAATCCTGCCAACCCACTCTATAACTTCGTTGGTTACCATATGCTTACCGGCATCTTCTTTATGGATGAGTTTGTTGATGTTGCCACCAACTACACCAACTATGGCGAGGTGCCTGTCCACATAGACGGGCGGGGCGTTGATATCATTATCAACAGGGGGAGGACGATTTTCGAGACAATCATCGTGGGGCAGGATACCACCATAATTGACTGGATAGGATTCAATTACGACGCCAGTAACATTATTACCCGAAGCGGGGCAATTCACTTTATTGACCGTGTGATGAAGCCTGTGCCCCCTTCCAGGGCAACCATGAACTTCGAATTCTGGAATGAGCCCTACTTTAACCAATTCAGGAACGAGCTGGGCGAGTTCCTGATCGAAGATCCTTCACTGCTATCGGTGGTTGATTACTCGGGAGAGGATCTCTATTACGTAAAAAGGACCGCTGAGGAAACCAACGCCTGGAGTAACGATTACATTATGATAAACGGCGATTTTACGGTTAGCTACAGTCTTCCCAGGATCGTCCAGGGCAGATACAGGGTAATACTGAGAGCCGAACGGCTTAACACCCGGAACGCCGTTGTGGAAGTTTTTATTGACGGCGTGAAGATTGGGGGACTGATTGACCTTTCGAGCGGCGGCTCTGCAAACAACCCGTTCCAGAACACGCTGGTCGGCACCATAGATTTTGCAAGGTACGAAAGCCATGTTGTAACTATCAGTGCGCTTATCCCCGGAAATTTCAAATGGGATGTTATAAGATTTGAACCTGTCTAATAATTAAAAAGTATAAACCGATGAAATATAAAAACAACATTACCGGGACCATTATCAGCATTGCCATGATATTTGCGATGGCAGGCTGTGAGGAAAGGTGGCAGGATCATTATTTATCAACCCCTGAGACCGTGAATGAAAATGTCTGGGCTGCAATCCAAAATAATCAGGACCTGACGTCATTCGTGGAATACATAAAGGAAAATAAATACGACACCCTGTTTTTATCAAACGATTCCTACACGCTCTTCATTCCCGATAATGAGGCAATTGTCAGGTTCAGGGAGGAGGACGAAGTTACAACCCGCCTGCTTGACTACCATATTTCAAGGCATGTCATTCAGTCCTCAAGCATAACAGGCAAGGTGAAAGTCCAGACATTGGCAGAAAAGTTTGCATTGCTTGACAATACGGGTGCAAATCTTTTATTTGACGATATTGCCGTTAGTTATGAAAGCCCTCTCTATGAGAACGGCAAGTACTTTATCCTTTCTGAAGTTGGATTTCCCAGGCCTAATATCTACGAATATTTTGCAGCCAACAACCCTATCCTTAAAAGCTATATCGATGATCTTGACTCGATAATTGTAGACATGGAAAAAAGCCGCCCGATAGGCTTTGACGAAGAGGGGAACACAATATTTGACACTGTTGCCATAATATACAATGAATTTGAAGAGGAGTTCTTCCCGGTTCGCAAGGAGTTCAGGAACCGTACTGCTACAATAGTGTTCCCGAACGAACCCGAGTACAACCAGGCCCTGACTGAAATGGCCGAATTCATGGGAACTTACCAGGATCACACTGATATACCGGTAGAATGGCAAAAAGACATACTTATCCCCTACCTTCTTGAGCAGGGTGTTTTTGAGAACATGATCGAGGAAAGGACCTTCAGAATACCGACAAACAGGGACACGGTAAAGATGAAGAATATATTGGGTGACAGCGTCATAATTGAATATACTGTAGCAAACCGGGTGATATGCAGTAACGGCTATGTATACAGCTATGAAAACTTCCAGGTTCCGGATACATTGTACAAGGGAGCAGTGAATTTTGAGGGTGAAAGTCTTCTCAGGGAGACGGGCATCAACAGGTATGCCTGGCGTGAAAACGTAACCATTGTAAGTGATATGGCATTTACTCCTAACAGGGATTACAATGCAAATGCTTCCAACGATTCATTGTTCAGGGTCGCCTTCCCGTCCAGGTATTCGGGCACTTACTCTATTGAGTTCAAGATCAGGAACCTCTTCCCGAGAAAGTACCTTATGGTAGTGGGAACCAACATGAACGTCGGAGGCATCTATGATATCTTTGTGAATGATGAACTTGTAAGAACCATGGACTGGGCCGATTACCAGCGTTTTCGGGGGCAGGTATTACCTAGTGTGACAGGTGAATTAGCAAGAAGGCACGTACCAAGAGGGACACTCAACTCGTTCGATGCATTTGTCGACAATAAAGCAGAATATGGTGAAACCAGGGTAAGATTCGTTTACAAAGAGCCGGGTAATGTATTACTCAATGGCCTGGCATTAGACAACATTATGTTCATTCCCTATGATTTTTAATATCTGGCAATAGTAATAAATGTAAATACTTAAAAATGATGTACATATTCAGAAATATGCTTGATATCAGGAATGTGGTCCTGGTGGGCGCCTTTATGCTGTCAGTAGTTAATCTTTCAGCAAACCAGGAATCTCTGTTCACCGTTGAAGGGGTTGTTTTAACCTCTAGCGGAAGGCCGGCATCGGACATCACAATCAGTGTGGAAGGCTCGGATGAAATGCCGGTAGTGACAGATGAAACCGGCACATTCAGGTTGCTGGCACCTTCCGGGGATAGTTGGGTCATTGTATCGCCCTTAAGGGGATTTAAAGAGCAGAGGATATTTTTAAACTCCCGCGATTACCTGACGATCTACCTGACGGCTACCGGTATCTCATCAGGATATGATGAACTGGAGATCCTGTCGCAGAGACTTAGCCGAAGAAACCTGGTTGCTTCATTTGATAACGTCGACATCAGCAGGATCTATCATACATCGTCACTATCAGTTGACCAGTTCATGCAGGGCCGTGTACCTGGTATGCACATAGAAAACCTGTCAGGGACACCCGCCAGCGGGACCGTTTCAATGATAAGAGGACTGAACTCCATCAATGCATCCAGTCAGCCCCTTTACGTAGTAGACGGTA from Marinilabiliales bacterium encodes the following:
- a CDS encoding RagB/SusD family nutrient uptake outer membrane protein, whose protein sequence is MKKTKYLLIVLAVFMQVSCDDWLELLPPEGLTREHFWQTKEEVEAVVMGAYEAFRGMDGHLFRLGELRADMITDGGNMPDADRRIMNGNIHPDNHLTNWNNFYRIINYCNEVIENAPEVRLIDDTFTDYQLQAYLAEAYFLRSLSYFYLVRVYRDVPLVLHSTSTDEAEVYLPKTDGDEILIHIRSELEQFRRYAPVEGYRTIVENKGRATRAAYDALLADIALWQFDYEAVIDYVERIERADNHLLLMSSRWFELFHPGNTAEGIFELQFDDNLGQQNSLYGMTNRNANYFDPSQVAIQMFGRRYARELYRGEDASIKRYGEDEFIIWKYVGLAGDGTSTRPGFLQRSANFIVYRYADVLLMKAEALSQLGRFSEALDIINDIRNRADVPPISLPASEIAYEDAILNERAREFAYEGKRWFDLLRMGRRNNYARKNVLINILVSNVPSTQKRILSMKLNNPLGWYLPIYDQEIESNRNLVQNPYYDY
- a CDS encoding TonB-dependent receptor, which produces NLQWESITSYDVGIDINLFDDRVFLTAEVYEKLTEDLLFENYRIPTSSGFNQLRFLNGGELLNRGWEFMMDYRIIRTADWRWSVNFNTTQNTNRFLSLPENFNTEQSTAIGNGEFPRRVVVGEPIGSFFGFRYHGVYPTDTDAFARDAEGNILRDSQGNPIPMTYLGTYTFRGGDAIYEDTNNDGQIDLNDVVYLGNSNPRFTGGFGSSLRYRNFDLTVSFHYRLGFDIINMVAIQTEGMLNRNNQSKAVLSRWRTQGQDEPGMIPRAYMDHPANNLGSDRYVERGDFLRVNSLQVRYRLGDRIAQRFNARSASISLSARNLYTFTNYSGQDPEVGQDASNPFWIGVDRANTPPPRVTTLTINIGF